DNA from Balaenoptera acutorostrata chromosome 14, mBalAcu1.1, whole genome shotgun sequence:
aaaaaaaaaaaaaaagatgtttatgatcagaaaaaaagcaaaatatgttTGGGAAAggggtttttttaaatgtgtgaatttGAAAGACTGCATGATTTTTGGCTAAAACATAATAGTAATTCTTCTGTTTATGGTAACCATACTAAATacatcatttaaatatatttcatgtgATAACTTCCCACTTAGAATGTAAGGAAGAgaaggtactttttttttccccaaaatgtaaatatcttcattcttttttttaaaactgaggtataattgacatacaacattatattagtttcaggtatacaacataatggttcgatatttgtatatactgtgaaatgatcactacaataagcCTAGCTAACATCTGACACCAtacataaagaattttttttcttatgatgagaacttttaagatgtattctcttagcaactttcaaataggCAATATAGTACTatcaactataatcaccatgctgtacactacatccccaggacttatttattttataactgaaagtttatacttTTGAATTCCTTCAACCATTTTGTCCACCTCCCATcctccaccccccatctctggcagccaccaatctgctttctgtaactataagcttgtttttttttttttaaatatctgcatTCTGATTTAAAAGTTGTACACACTCATGGCtttaaaataaccagaaaacacaaaagtataaaatacaaaaataatacaaaataatatgcatcgtaaaaattacaaaatacaaaaatatacagtacataaaaaaaaataaaaacaaaaaacatacaatacaaaataatacaaaaatacattACCTATTTCTTAAACACCTAATAGGTGTGCAGCATTATGATAAGCTCTAGGGATACAGATGGGAAGGGGTCAGATGAGTCCCTCCCCTCATACAGTATCCATTATGTtgggggaaaataaatatttaaagggcAGTTTGTGTTATCATCCGGGAGGTACAAGGTACTATAGGAGCTCATGGCAAAAGGACAGGACCTAATCTCGTGAGGAAGGCCATGTGTCTGTAATTATTTCTACATTGAAACTCTAAGGATGAGTAAGAATTAGACCGTGAGGGCTGGTGAGGGGAGGAAGGTGGGACAGTGTTCCAGGCTGAGGGAAGGGTCTGTGTGAAGCCCCAGAGGCAAAAAAGAGCATAGTGAGTTCTAGGAAGTGAACGCAGGACTGGAAGATGGAGGAGTTTTTAGGGGGATGGAGTAGGAGGAATGGAATAGTGCCAGAACTTTAGGAATAAGCAGGGGTGGCATCAAGAAAGGCCTCATAAGCCATGCTGAAGAGTTTAGACCTCATCATGAGAGAGTGGGCTGCCAGTGAAAGGTTTTAAGCCACAGAGTAAAATGCTTCTACTTCCATTTAAGAAAGATCCCTCAGACTGCAATGCAAAGGAAAAACTGAGGAGAAGCAGGTTGGTGGGAGGAAGACTAGTTCTGACTTTTGCAGCACATCAGATAAGAGATGGTGGTTTAACCCAGGGTAGTGACTGTGGGAATGGACAGAAGACAGACCTGGGAGCTACTTAATGTAggaggacagggagagagaaaagtcaGAAGCAATGCccagatttttagtttgatatggTTGGTGGCCACATAAGTAATAATGCTGGTGGTGCAACCAAATTAGGAAGAAGCTCCTCACTTAGAATATGCTCTTGCCAAGATCATCCGTGATCTCCTGATCAAAGCCAGTGGTGACTACGTGGTCTTCATCTAATTCACCTAGAAGCAATATTTGACCCAGCTCATCACTTCTTCCTTCCTGCTCCTTTCTTCCCTTGTCTTCTGGGACCCCACACTACTATAGTTTATTCTACCTCTACACTCTACATCTCTAACCTCTAGAATTGGAGGATCCCAGAACTCATTCCTTGAGCACTCTCCTCTGTCTACCCTCATTTCTTAGGAGACTTCATCCAACCCAATGGCTTTAAATACCTTCTAAATGCTGGCAACTCTTAAATTCATATTACTATCCCAGACCTTTCCCCTGAATTTCACACTTGTATAATCAACTGCTAATAAATATATCCAATATATCCCATTGGATGTATAATTGTCATCTCAGATTAAATGTGCAAGATAAAACTCCTGAtccgccatcaccaccaccctgccccaaATACACTCCTCCCACAGTTTTCCCCTCTCAGTATATGTCACATCCATCCTTCCAGAtgctcctctctttttctcatatcccacatccaacccatcagcatATACAGCAGGCTtcttcttcaaaatatatccagaatttgaCTACTTTTTACAACCTGGGACacactttcctcaaggtaaagggCAGAAGTTCCAATAGGCCTGGCTGAAACTTGCCAAGCCTATTAAGGCCCCGGCCGGCAATGGCACCCTGGCACTTCTGCCCACATTCTATTGGCCAGAACAAGTTACATGGAGAAGCTCAATACCAATGAGATAAGGATTCTCACATAAACTAGGGAATTCACAAGGGAAGGGCATGAATATTTGGGGACCAAAGGGTAGACTCTCATGGGTTGAATCCTGTCCCCAAAAATATATGTTGAGGAGCTAACCTTCaataccttatttggaaataggatcttttcagatgtaatcaagttaaggtgAGGCCATAGTGAATTAGGATGGGTCCTAATCCAGTATGGCTGgcatccttataagaggagagaCGCATGAACACAGGGAGAAAATGGCTATGtcacaacagaggcagagattggagtgatgcatctacaagccaagcaaCACCAAACATTGCCGGcaaactaccagaagctaggaagaacAAGGAAGTATTCTACTCATGAGCTCATGCCTTTTTCAGGACATTTGAGACGTTCAAATGCCAATGTATTAAAAGACTTGTTCTTTAAATTTAGACAGTTATGGATCGACTTAAATATCTGAACCTAAAAAGAGCAGCTGTTTTAACCAAACTTCAGAGTGCAGAGGAAGAAATTAATGACACAATGGAAAATGTAAGTTATTTTTAACTGTTTGAAAGTCTACCCTTTCACTGTATGTTGTGACCTTAATTTGTATCCTTTCAAGGTTTAAAAGGCTCTCAGGATACTTTTATAAAAACGGATTTGATTTTTGGGAAGCTGTAATATTGGCACAATATTCTTGTAGACACTAAACACAACAAAAGTTTTGAAacaaagaaagacaataaaatcAGAACAGTCAACcacaggaataataataaataaagaaacccaAGTTCAGTTTAAAAATTTTGCAGCACCAAAGAAAGCAAAGACATAAAAGCCCTCAACTCTATACTCATTCATTCCCCCAGTCAttcaaccaatttttaaaataactactgTGTTCCTGGCCCTGATGTATTGTGGATGTGATGGTGATCAAATTATAATTGCCAAGTGCTAAAAGGGCTACCAGGACTTTTAAGTGGAGGATTTGATCTATTCTGGGAAGTTTAGATTCacctataaaaatagaaataaaaaaactaatACCAGAATCATAAATAGATATTATAAttcaaataaattatggtaaTAAATTTAAGGAAAGAGGTCATTTTGTTATCCTGTACTGTGTAATCCCTAGATCTTAATGGGTGAACATAGCTGGAATATGTAACACGAACTGGTGCTGAAGAGGAGGAAAGGTGGGCCTGATGCACACAGAAGCTCTGTACTGAGTCACTTCTTCTAGGTCATAACTGAAGGGAAAATTTAAAGTATTCAGAAAACCTGGGGGCTTTTCCGACCCGCAGTTGCCGGGGTCTCGGCTTCCAGACGAGGAAGAAGGCATCGCGGAGGGTCCGAGCGGCGCTGCGCGAGGTCCGGCGGctaccgccgccgccgccgccgccgccgccgccgccgccgccgccgccgccgccgccgccgccgccgccgccgccgccgccgcccgggccTGGCGGGCGGCGGGCCACGGCGGCAAGTTCTCGCGGGATAAGAACGAGCCCGCGCAGCCCTCGGAGCGAGAGCCCAGGTCGGGGGTAGTTCCGCCAGAAGAAGCTGAATCAGCTGTGGGAGGAGGCCCAGCGGCTTAATCTTTCTCCTGTGAAATTGTCCGAGCTCCATGCTGATCAAGATACAAGCTTGAGCTTCAAGATACATACGCGAAAGGGACGAATTCAAGAGGAAGAGATTGAAGGCTGAAGGCTTagatgaagatggagagaaagaagcaaaacttAGCAGTCTCAGCGTCATCCTGGCCAAGTGTGGTCGGGACAGGAGAAACGACGCCCAGGCCGGCCGTGAGCAGCAACGTCCTCAGCCCCGGCGCCGAGGACCACAGCCTGGAGGACCCCCGGCTGGAGAAGCTGTGGCACAAGGCGAAGACCTCCGGGAAGGTTTTCAGTGAAGAACTGGACCAGTCGTGGCGGGAGTTTCAGCATCACAGGGAGAAGGTCCAGGAGAATAAGGTCCTTCTGGAGACCCTGAGCAGGAcagaagaaattaaggaaaacgTCGTCAGTCCCGCCGACGTGACCCACGGCCAGGAGAACGTGCTGCAGAGCAGACACGCCGAGCTGAAGGACAGGCTGCGGGACATCAGCCAGGACTTCGACCACCTGCGGAAAGTCGGCCACCGGGGCTGTGGCGCCGAGGCAGAGTTCGACGAGCCCCAGGTGATGGATCTGTGGGACCCGGCCAGGTCAGCCAACTTCACAGAGAAGAAACTGGAATCCTTTTGGGAAGAGCTTAAGCACTTTGACACCAAAATCGAAAAGCATAACCACTATCAGAAGCAGCTGGAAATTTCTCATCACGAACAAACACGTGGTTGGCGACCGGGAGCGCAGCAGGCACGGAACAGAGAGATACGCCTTGTTGGAGGAGAAGACCAAGGAGCTAGGCTACAAGGTAAAGAAGTATTGACAGGATCTGTCCAGCCGGGCCTCCAGATCTCACCACAACGAGCTCTGAGGGCCTAGGGAGCTACACACAGAAGTGTGTAGCTGCAGCTGCTACATACTTCTACTTTCTAGTTGACAAAACTATATAGCTGCGGCTGCTCAGCTGTCAGCTCCTCTGGTCtcttctcccagtctctgtgtcCTCgtgagttcatttcttttttcattcctctGCTGTCATTTTTGCAAGGTTATaggaaaaaagcaaacacaaatgcATGTGTTCAGTCTGCCTTTAACCAGAGACAGTCCTGATCATTTTTACGGCTGTGATAATCAAACTCATTTGAAACCTCATCTTCTCATCGCCCCTCAGCCCCCGCTAGATATGTAGCCTCGGGGGCTCAAAGTTGGGAGAGGAGCATGGTCTGCTATTCAAACACTTTCTCCAAGTTTGGACAGGAAATAGGGATGATAAGGAAAAAGTGCCTGCTTCATGACTTAACTGGGTACGTTTCAGTCCCTAGCTCATTGTCTGTGGACTCATGGAGAAGGGTGGTAGGCAAATGTGCCCCACCGACAAGGTTCTCAGTGTCATTCAGCTCCCCTAAGCATTGACAGTTTCCTTCCCATCTAGCTTCTTCCAACCTTCAGGTGGGGACATCCATGCAACATCCCTGCAACTGGCATGCCTCTTTGCTCTCAGATGCTGCAGCAGTGCAGGCAAGACCAGAGCTTCCATTCTCATTTGTCCTCCCCAGTCAGCTCTGGAACCAGCAATACATGTGAGATCCACGTCTGAAGGTGGGAGGGAGCCAGCCTGGACCTGTCCCCCTAGTAGTTGCGTACCATGTCATTTCCCTCCAGTTCTCTTGTCCCCGCCAAGGTAGCGCTAAGACAGTGACCCTCTCAGCAGTCTGCAGTCGGTAGCGAAGTGGTTCTTAGCTACTCTGCAGGTGACGAACGGAGGATTGCTGAGGGAGACTTTACACttaagaagaatgaaagagcTAAGTCAATGCAAATCTGCATGTAACATCTTcctattttaaaacttatgtAAATTAACTAAGATTCTGGTATGTTTTCAAACCTTTTCAATAAGAATTTTTcagaatctgtttcctgaaacAGATAATAGAAAATGCTCTATCCACCTTATGCTCATTCTACCCTACAAGAGAAAATGCTCAGTAAAATTTAAACAAGGtcttaaaacagaaatgaaaactatttgTCTTATTAAATTTTGGACAAGTGCAGAATGGTTGCAAttgagaaaaaaaccaaaatttcctttctgaattatttcttaaatagtagaacatgataaaataagaaatgaaataataatgtgAATTTCAGCCAAACTTAtgcccacattttatttatttatttatttatttattcatttttggctgtgttgggtcttcgtttctgtgtgtgggctttctctagttgcggcgagcgggggccactcttcatcgcggtgcgtgggcctctcactgtcatggcctctcttgttgcggagcacgatctccagacgcacaggctcagcagttgtggctcacgggcctagttgctccacggcatgtgggatcttcccagaccagggcttgaacccatgtgccctgcattggcaggcagattctcaaccactgcgccaccagggaagcccctatgccCACATTTTTAATGTTGTTTGCTATTAACAGGATGAGCTGTTCCATACTCTTGCAGCTTGTAAACTTATTGCACCAAGATATAGATGGCAGAGAAGCAGATGGGGACGTACATGTCCGGTGACTTTAAAAGAAGGTAACATTTTTCAAGGATTGCCAGATTTTTCTGTAAGGTAAGTAAGATTttcagaatttaatttaaaaacttgccCATACCTCTTTTCAGTTGTTTAtgataatggcattttttaagttttctaggTAAAATATACTGTCTTTCATCAGAAGaagcattaaaaacatttttattgaaccCACGTCCCTATCTTCTTCCACCTATGCCAGTACCACCATTTAAAGTGTTCATATTTGGACCTCAGTCTTCAGGGAAAACAACACTTAGCAATTTGCTTGCAAAACATTACAAGGGAAAGGTAACTActtagctagctagctagctagctttCTACCTATCTATACTGATTATACTTTGTCGGATTTTAGGACTTTTAGGATTTgtgctcagttttctttttttttttttaaaccccccAAACTCCAGCTTTAATAAATCATTCTTCTGATGCAGCCTGATaggtgtttctttcttctttttttttttttttttaatttttatttatttatttatttatttatttatttatttatttatttatttatttttggctgtgctgggtctttggttcgtgcgagggctttctc
Protein-coding regions in this window:
- the LOC130704740 gene encoding alpha-2-macroglobulin receptor-associated protein-like — translated: MKMERKKQNLAVSASSWPSVVGTGETTPRPAVSSNVLSPGAEDHSLEDPRLEKLWHKAKTSGKVFSEELDQSWREFQHHREKVQENKVLLETLSRTEEIKENVVSPADVTHGQENVLQSRHAELKDRLRDISQDFDHLRKVGHRGCGAEAEFDEPQVMDLWDPARSANFTEKKLESFWEELKHFDTKIEKHNHYQKQLEISHHEQTRGWRPGAQQARNREIRLVGGEDQGARLQGKEVLTGSVQPGLQISPQRALRA